In Nonomuraea sp. NBC_00507, the following are encoded in one genomic region:
- the murI gene encoding glutamate racemase, which yields MPDTSIGIFDSGVGGLTVARAILDQLPHESITYVADTARQPYGPKRIAEVRAYALEVMDHLVEHDVKMLVIACNSASAAVLRDARERYDVPVVEVIQPATRRAVRATRNGKVGVIATRATIESMAYHDAFTAAPDVQLTGVAAPRLVDYVERGETMSDELIEVVRDYLEPVRAAGCDTLILGCTHYPLLTGAISYVAGDEVTLVSSADETAKDVYRILHDRELAAGSEATPRHRFRATGDSLLFARLGRRFLGPEIDAVEVAPVGGTTFNGRPT from the coding sequence GTGCCGGACACGAGTATTGGGATCTTCGACAGCGGGGTCGGCGGCTTGACGGTCGCCCGAGCGATCCTCGACCAGTTGCCCCACGAATCGATCACTTACGTGGCCGACACGGCCCGTCAGCCGTACGGGCCGAAACGCATCGCGGAGGTCCGCGCCTACGCCCTGGAGGTGATGGACCACCTCGTCGAGCACGACGTCAAGATGCTCGTGATCGCGTGCAACAGCGCCAGCGCCGCCGTGCTGCGTGACGCCCGCGAGCGCTACGACGTGCCGGTCGTCGAGGTGATCCAGCCCGCCACCAGGCGGGCGGTGCGCGCCACCCGCAACGGGAAAGTCGGCGTGATCGCCACCCGGGCCACCATCGAGTCCATGGCCTATCACGACGCCTTCACCGCGGCTCCCGACGTCCAGCTCACCGGCGTGGCCGCCCCACGCCTGGTGGACTACGTCGAACGAGGCGAGACGATGAGCGACGAGCTCATCGAGGTCGTGCGCGACTACCTGGAGCCCGTCAGGGCCGCCGGGTGCGACACTCTCATCCTCGGCTGCACCCACTATCCCCTGCTCACCGGCGCGATCTCCTACGTCGCCGGTGACGAGGTCACGCTGGTCTCCAGCGCGGACGAGACGGCCAAGGACGTCTACCGGATCCTGCACGACCGCGAACTGGCGGCCGGAAGCGAGGCCACCCCCCGGCACCGCTTCCGCGCCACCGGCGACTCTCTGCTCTTCGCCCGGCTCGGGCGACGCTTCCTGGGCCCGGAGATCG
- a CDS encoding thioesterase family protein yields MTKFDEATQAIRVDDGTYDVCIDPGYAIGGPLNGGYLMAVILRAAVDASPFDHPVSTTAQFLKAPAPGPAQVKVEPLKAGRTAAFARATLVQDGVAQIESLITTATLNDVEPIYAEKSAHDMPALEDCLKLPDPKPESGMTLSAQMELLFDPPTIGWLTGNPTGRPESRAYFRMAEPQDPDPYVLALAVDALPPVVFSAGARGWAPTVDLTWHLRALPAPGWLTLLGSGRLIFDGWFDEEVEVRDSAGRLVAQARQLARVGRG; encoded by the coding sequence ATGACCAAGTTCGACGAGGCCACGCAGGCGATCAGGGTCGACGACGGCACCTACGACGTGTGCATCGACCCCGGATACGCCATCGGCGGCCCGCTCAACGGCGGCTACCTCATGGCGGTGATCCTGCGCGCGGCGGTGGACGCCTCGCCGTTCGACCATCCGGTGAGCACGACCGCGCAGTTCCTCAAAGCGCCGGCGCCCGGCCCCGCCCAGGTCAAGGTGGAGCCGCTGAAGGCGGGCAGGACGGCCGCCTTCGCCCGGGCCACGCTCGTCCAGGATGGCGTGGCGCAGATCGAGAGCCTGATCACGACGGCCACGTTGAACGACGTTGAGCCGATTTATGCCGAAAAATCAGCGCATGACATGCCGGCCCTCGAGGACTGCCTCAAGCTCCCCGACCCCAAGCCGGAATCGGGCATGACCCTGAGCGCCCAGATGGAGCTGCTCTTCGACCCGCCCACGATCGGCTGGCTGACCGGCAACCCCACCGGCAGGCCCGAGTCGCGGGCGTACTTCAGGATGGCCGAGCCGCAGGACCCGGACCCGTACGTGCTGGCGCTGGCCGTGGACGCGTTGCCGCCCGTGGTGTTCTCGGCGGGCGCGCGCGGCTGGGCGCCGACCGTGGACCTCACCTGGCACCTGCGCGCGCTGCCCGCGCCCGGCTGGCTGACCCTGCTCGGCAGCGGCCGGCTGATCTTCGACGGCTGGTTCGACGAGGAGGTCGAGGTGCGCGACTCCGCCGGTCGCCTGGTGGCCCAGGCGCGTCAGCTCGCACGCGTCGGCAGGGGCTGA
- a CDS encoding DUF3352 domain-containing protein, giving the protein MSANNPPYGQDPDRTTAYNWNQGQPYPPQQPYPQQQSYGEQGAYGQQGYDQQGAYGQQGNPGQQPYGQQQPAYGQQAYGQQAYGQQQPPYGQQAQGGWQQEQMPQGGWQQEQSWQQGQYAQAGWQQQGPEGFGPPGPAKKSRKGWLIAGAATLAVVLLGGGAVWAVGAIGGGGTQPNDVLPANSIAYARLDLDPAANQKLALFELARKFTVTKDSFTGEDPRKALFDTINKDSDSKIDFAKDVDPWLGSRIGFAAVPSGKQEPDFAVAVQVKDQEQAKAGIAKLMDGDKYGISFRDDYALLTANQGLADKYAQAEGSLADNAEFSEDMGAVGEQGVLSFWADMGGLIDLAKKELPADQRAAIDKIKDARFAGALRFDSAYVELAGTVRGGTGMLPQGDLPKANLGTLPATTAGALSISGLDQVVTKQWSEIEKQASATGAAEIKQLIEQAKTQFGLELPADLATVFGKNFTLAVDSEGLNSDQIKGGVRIATDPAKAQAILDKIQQAMTSSGQPAPQIAKVAGDGVFTVATTEEYAKKLAEEGTLGDSETFQTAIPNAGEATSAVFVDLDKLESLYLKNMQGDEKANLQVLRAIGISGTQTDTEATFSMRVLFN; this is encoded by the coding sequence ATGTCTGCGAATAATCCCCCTTACGGCCAGGATCCTGACCGGACTACGGCGTACAACTGGAACCAGGGGCAGCCGTACCCTCCGCAGCAGCCTTACCCCCAGCAGCAGTCCTATGGTGAACAGGGGGCTTATGGGCAGCAGGGCTATGACCAGCAGGGCGCCTACGGTCAGCAGGGCAACCCTGGCCAGCAGCCCTACGGCCAGCAGCAGCCGGCCTATGGACAGCAGGCGTACGGTCAGCAGGCTTACGGGCAGCAACAGCCGCCGTACGGGCAGCAGGCCCAGGGTGGCTGGCAGCAGGAGCAGATGCCGCAGGGCGGCTGGCAGCAGGAGCAGAGCTGGCAGCAGGGCCAGTACGCGCAGGCGGGATGGCAGCAGCAGGGGCCTGAAGGCTTCGGCCCGCCCGGGCCGGCCAAGAAGAGCCGCAAGGGCTGGCTGATCGCGGGCGCCGCGACCCTCGCGGTGGTCCTGCTCGGCGGCGGCGCGGTGTGGGCCGTGGGCGCCATCGGCGGCGGCGGCACGCAGCCGAACGACGTCCTGCCCGCCAACTCCATCGCCTACGCCCGCCTCGACCTGGACCCGGCCGCGAACCAGAAGCTGGCGCTGTTCGAGCTCGCCAGGAAGTTCACGGTCACCAAGGACTCCTTCACCGGCGAGGACCCGCGTAAGGCGCTGTTCGACACCATCAACAAGGACTCCGACAGCAAGATCGACTTTGCCAAGGACGTCGACCCGTGGCTGGGCAGCAGGATCGGCTTCGCCGCCGTCCCCTCCGGCAAGCAGGAGCCCGACTTCGCGGTGGCCGTCCAGGTCAAGGACCAGGAGCAGGCCAAGGCCGGCATCGCCAAGCTGATGGACGGCGACAAGTACGGCATCTCCTTCCGCGACGACTACGCGCTCCTCACCGCCAACCAGGGGCTGGCCGACAAGTACGCCCAGGCCGAGGGCAGCCTGGCTGACAACGCGGAGTTCAGCGAGGACATGGGTGCGGTCGGCGAGCAGGGCGTGCTGTCCTTCTGGGCCGACATGGGCGGCCTGATCGACTTGGCCAAGAAGGAGCTCCCCGCCGACCAGCGGGCGGCGATCGACAAGATCAAGGACGCCAGGTTCGCCGGCGCCCTGCGCTTCGACAGCGCGTACGTCGAGCTCGCCGGTACGGTGCGCGGCGGGACGGGCATGCTGCCCCAGGGCGACCTGCCCAAGGCCAACCTGGGCACCCTGCCCGCCACCACGGCCGGCGCGCTGTCGATCTCCGGCCTGGACCAGGTCGTCACCAAGCAGTGGTCCGAGATCGAGAAGCAGGCCTCGGCGACCGGGGCCGCGGAGATCAAGCAGCTCATCGAGCAGGCCAAGACCCAGTTCGGCCTGGAGCTGCCGGCTGACCTCGCCACGGTCTTCGGCAAGAACTTCACGCTCGCGGTGGACAGCGAGGGCCTGAACAGCGACCAGATCAAGGGCGGCGTGCGCATCGCCACCGACCCGGCCAAGGCGCAGGCCATCCTCGACAAGATCCAGCAGGCGATGACCTCCAGCGGGCAGCCCGCTCCTCAGATCGCCAAGGTCGCCGGGGACGGCGTCTTCACGGTGGCGACGACCGAGGAGTACGCCAAGAAGCTGGCCGAGGAGGGCACGCTGGGCGACTCGGAGACGTTCCAGACCGCGATCCCGAACGCGGGCGAGGCCACGTCGGCGGTCTTCGTCGACCTCGACAAGCTGGAGAGCCTCTACCTCAAGAACATGCAGGGCGACGAGAAGGCCAACCTGCAGGTGCTGAGGGCCATCGGCATCAGCGGCACCCAGACCGACACCGAGGCGACGTTCTCGATGCGGGTCCTGTTCAACTAA
- a CDS encoding PLP-dependent cysteine synthase family protein, producing MRFESLIDSVGRTPLVGLPRLSPSADVRIWAKLEDRNPTGSIKDRPALWMVEQAEKDGLLTPGCTILEPTSGNTGISLAMSAKLKGYKLICVMPENTSEERRQLLRMWGAEIISSPAAGGSNEAVRVAKDLAAKNPSWVMLYQYGNPANWRSHYETTGPEILEDLPTVTHFVAGLGTTGTLMGVGRFLRERVPDVQIVAAEPRYGELVYGLRNVDEGFIPELYDESVLTTRFSVGSADALRRTRELLASEGIFAGVSTGAALHAALGVAAKAVKAGERADVVFVVADGGWKYLSTGAYEGTLDEAEERLEGQLWA from the coding sequence ATGCGTTTCGAATCGCTGATCGACTCGGTGGGTCGCACGCCGCTCGTCGGCCTGCCGAGGTTGTCGCCGTCCGCCGATGTACGGATCTGGGCGAAGCTGGAGGACCGCAACCCGACCGGCTCGATCAAGGACCGGCCCGCGCTGTGGATGGTCGAGCAGGCCGAGAAGGACGGCCTGCTCACGCCCGGCTGCACGATCCTGGAGCCCACCAGCGGCAACACCGGCATCTCGCTCGCCATGTCGGCCAAGCTCAAGGGCTACAAGCTGATCTGCGTCATGCCGGAGAACACCTCCGAGGAGCGGCGCCAGCTGCTGCGCATGTGGGGTGCCGAGATCATCTCCTCCCCGGCGGCCGGCGGCTCGAACGAGGCCGTGCGCGTGGCCAAGGACCTGGCGGCGAAAAACCCCTCCTGGGTGATGCTCTACCAATACGGAAACCCGGCCAACTGGCGCTCGCACTACGAGACCACAGGCCCCGAGATCCTCGAGGACCTGCCGACCGTCACTCACTTCGTGGCCGGGCTCGGCACGACGGGGACGTTGATGGGAGTCGGCCGGTTCCTGCGCGAGCGGGTGCCGGACGTGCAGATCGTCGCCGCCGAGCCGCGTTACGGCGAGCTGGTCTACGGGCTGCGTAACGTGGACGAGGGGTTCATCCCCGAGCTCTACGACGAGTCCGTGCTGACCACCCGATTCTCGGTCGGCTCCGCGGACGCGCTGCGGCGCACCCGCGAGCTGCTGGCCTCTGAGGGCATCTTCGCCGGCGTCTCGACCGGGGCCGCGCTGCACGCGGCGCTCGGGGTGGCCGCGAAGGCGGTCAAGGCGGGAGAGCGTGCCGACGTCGTGTTCGTGGTGGCCGACGGCGGCTGGAAATACCTGTCCACGGGCGCCTACGAGGGCACCCTGGACGAGGCGGAAGAACGCCTCGAAGGCCAGCTCTGGGCCTGA
- a CDS encoding MoaD/ThiS family protein, whose product MAIEVRIPTILRNYTDGAKAVNAEGATLDELITNLESRHPGIKDRLVDQGGLRRFVNVYLNDEDVRFLGGLGTPVSDGDTVTVLPAVAGG is encoded by the coding sequence ATGGCCATCGAGGTTCGCATCCCGACCATTCTGCGCAACTACACCGACGGTGCGAAGGCCGTGAACGCCGAGGGCGCCACTCTTGACGAGCTGATCACCAATCTGGAGTCCCGCCACCCGGGCATCAAGGACCGCCTGGTCGACCAGGGCGGTCTGCGCCGCTTCGTCAACGTCTACCTCAACGACGAGGACGTGCGCTTCCTGGGCGGCCTCGGCACGCCGGTGTCCGACGGTGACACGGTGACCGTTCTTCCTGCCGTCGCCGGCGGGTGA
- a CDS encoding M67 family metallopeptidase yields MLSISQELADKIVAHARADHPDEACGVIAGKNGVPERFVPMANAERSPTFYRFDSMEQLRVWREMDDRDEEPVVIYHSHTATEAYPSRTDVSYASEPNAHYVLVSTRDDNKAEFRSYRILDGVITEEEVRFLP; encoded by the coding sequence ATGCTCTCGATCTCGCAGGAACTGGCGGACAAGATCGTCGCCCACGCCCGGGCCGACCACCCCGACGAGGCGTGCGGTGTGATCGCGGGCAAGAACGGCGTTCCCGAGCGGTTCGTCCCCATGGCGAACGCCGAGCGTTCGCCCACCTTCTACCGCTTCGACTCGATGGAGCAGTTGCGCGTGTGGCGCGAGATGGACGACCGCGACGAGGAACCCGTCGTGATCTACCACTCCCACACCGCCACCGAGGCCTACCCGTCACGCACCGACGTGTCCTACGCCTCCGAGCCCAACGCGCACTACGTCCTGGTCTCCACCAGGGATGACAACAAGGCGGAGTTCCGCTCCTACCGGATCCTCGACGGAGTGATTACCGAGGAAGAGGTAAGGTTTCTCCCATGA
- a CDS encoding DUF2017 domain-containing protein yields MSSGFSPGKGGGVVARFEAAEVSLLRSLVSMTLGLVTPGETSDDPLERALGIGSTEAPSDPVLARLFPSAYEDDKEAAEFRRYTEATLRDGKRADAQTVLDSAASGRFDLTPEQAQAWLRALNDIRLTLGTKLEVTEEIHDEIAMMSEDDPRYPAYVTYDWLTYLQDSLVRALW; encoded by the coding sequence GTGAGTTCGGGGTTCTCGCCGGGCAAAGGTGGCGGAGTCGTCGCGCGGTTCGAGGCCGCGGAGGTCTCGCTGCTGCGCTCGCTCGTGTCGATGACGCTCGGCCTCGTGACGCCGGGGGAGACGAGCGACGATCCGCTGGAGCGGGCGCTGGGCATCGGCTCGACCGAGGCTCCGTCGGACCCGGTGCTGGCGCGCCTGTTCCCGTCGGCGTATGAAGACGACAAAGAGGCGGCCGAGTTCCGCCGCTACACCGAGGCCACGCTGCGCGACGGCAAACGGGCCGACGCGCAGACCGTGCTCGACAGCGCCGCGTCCGGGCGCTTCGACCTGACACCCGAGCAGGCCCAGGCGTGGCTGCGGGCGCTCAACGACATCCGGCTCACCCTCGGCACCAAGCTGGAGGTGACCGAGGAGATCCACGATGAGATCGCCATGATGTCCGAGGACGACCCTAGATACCCGGCCTATGTCACCTATGACTGGTTGACCTACCTCCAGGACAGCCTGGTCCGAGCGCTCTGGTAA
- the clpS gene encoding ATP-dependent Clp protease adapter ClpS, protein MGSTAPITVERPSSDVRPDLPWVTIVWNDPVNLMSYVTYVFQTVFGYTKEKAEKLMLDVHHKGKAVVSSGTREEMERDVQILHSYGLWATLQPDSVK, encoded by the coding sequence GTGGGTAGCACCGCTCCAATCACCGTCGAGCGTCCGTCATCGGACGTCCGGCCCGATCTGCCATGGGTAACCATCGTCTGGAACGACCCCGTCAACCTCATGTCCTACGTGACCTACGTCTTCCAAACGGTCTTCGGCTACACCAAGGAGAAGGCCGAGAAACTCATGCTGGACGTACACCACAAGGGTAAGGCGGTCGTGTCCAGCGGCACGCGCGAAGAGATGGAACGCGATGTGCAGATTCTCCACTCCTACGGCCTGTGGGCGACGCTCCAGCCGGATTCGGTCAAGTGA
- a CDS encoding nicotinate phosphoribosyltransferase yields the protein MTMSTALLTDHYELTMLQAALRSGAAHRRAVFEVFARHLPGGRRYGVVAGTGRVLDELEHFRFGDNELTYLQARQVVDDATLAFLADYRFSGNIYGYREGDLYFPASPIMVVEGTFAEAVVLETLILSILNHDCAIASAASRMTNAAGKRPIIEMGSRRTHESAAVAAARAAYIAGFASTSNLMAGQKYGIPTAGTAAHAFTLLHDSERAAFEAQIASLGPETTLLVDTYDVPEAVRTAVELAGPKLGAVRIDSGDLAAAAQEVREQLDALGAFNTRILVTSDLDEYAIAALAAAPVDGYGVGTSLVTGSGVPTAALVYKLVARETAAGKLEPVAKRSVGKPSRGGRKEAYRVLDSSGHAETELITTGGVVPEGGIPLLHELVREGEVVGAEPLSAARERHAQAVATLPLEALHLGRGYAAVPTEFA from the coding sequence ATGACCATGAGCACTGCGTTGCTCACAGATCACTATGAGCTGACGATGCTGCAGGCCGCGCTGCGAAGCGGGGCGGCCCACAGACGCGCGGTCTTCGAGGTGTTCGCCCGACACCTGCCGGGCGGGCGGCGCTACGGGGTTGTCGCTGGGACGGGACGTGTCCTGGACGAGCTCGAACACTTCCGTTTTGGTGACAATGAACTCACCTATCTGCAGGCGCGCCAGGTCGTGGACGACGCCACTCTGGCGTTTCTGGCCGATTACCGGTTTTCGGGCAACATCTACGGCTACCGCGAGGGTGACCTCTATTTCCCCGCCTCTCCCATCATGGTCGTGGAGGGCACCTTCGCCGAGGCCGTGGTGCTGGAGACGCTGATCCTGTCGATCCTCAATCACGACTGCGCGATCGCCTCCGCCGCCTCCCGCATGACCAACGCCGCGGGCAAGCGCCCGATCATCGAGATGGGCTCGCGGCGGACGCACGAGAGCGCGGCGGTGGCCGCCGCCCGGGCCGCGTACATCGCCGGGTTCGCCTCGACCTCCAACCTGATGGCCGGGCAGAAGTACGGCATCCCCACGGCCGGCACGGCGGCGCACGCCTTCACGCTGCTGCACGACTCCGAGCGGGCGGCGTTCGAAGCCCAGATCGCCTCACTCGGGCCGGAGACGACCCTGCTGGTGGACACCTACGACGTGCCGGAGGCGGTCCGCACGGCGGTGGAGCTGGCCGGGCCCAAGCTCGGCGCGGTCCGCATCGACTCCGGCGACCTGGCCGCCGCGGCGCAGGAGGTGCGCGAGCAACTCGACGCGCTCGGCGCCTTCAACACCCGCATCCTGGTCACCTCGGACCTGGACGAATACGCCATCGCCGCGCTCGCCGCCGCCCCGGTGGACGGGTACGGGGTGGGCACCTCGCTGGTGACCGGGTCGGGGGTGCCCACGGCGGCACTGGTGTACAAGCTGGTGGCGCGGGAGACGGCCGCGGGCAAGCTGGAGCCTGTGGCCAAGCGCTCGGTGGGCAAGCCGTCGCGGGGCGGGCGCAAGGAGGCGTACCGGGTGCTGGACTCCTCCGGCCATGCCGAGACCGAGCTGATCACCACTGGGGGCGTGGTCCCCGAGGGCGGCATTCCCCTGCTGCACGAGCTGGTGCGCGAGGGCGAGGTCGTCGGCGCGGAGCCCCTGTCCGCCGCCCGCGAACGCCACGCGCAGGCCGTCGCCACACTCCCGCTGGAGGCCCTCCACCTGGGCCGGGGGTACGCGGCGGTCCCCACGGAGTTCGCCTGA
- a CDS encoding isochorismatase family protein, producing MGTALIIVDVQNDFCEGGSLPVAGGSAVAAAITRHVADHGYDHVVATRDYHVSPGDHFSESPDYLSSWPAHCVAGTPGADFHPSFDVSAVEEVFSKGTNAAAYSGFEGASGDGVSLVDWLRERGVREVDVVGIATDHCVRATALDAVKHGLAVRVLLDLTAGVSRATTEAAMEELKNAGATLRGAPAVG from the coding sequence ATGGGCACCGCATTGATCATCGTCGATGTGCAGAACGACTTCTGCGAGGGTGGCAGCCTTCCCGTGGCCGGCGGGTCCGCGGTGGCGGCGGCGATCACCCGCCACGTGGCCGACCACGGCTACGACCATGTGGTCGCCACCCGCGACTACCACGTCTCCCCCGGCGACCACTTCTCGGAGTCGCCCGACTACCTCTCGAGCTGGCCGGCCCACTGTGTGGCCGGCACGCCGGGGGCGGACTTCCATCCGTCGTTCGACGTGTCGGCGGTGGAGGAGGTCTTCAGCAAGGGGACCAACGCGGCGGCGTACAGCGGGTTCGAGGGCGCGTCCGGCGACGGGGTGTCGCTCGTGGACTGGCTCAGGGAGCGCGGGGTGCGCGAGGTGGACGTCGTGGGCATCGCCACCGACCACTGCGTGCGCGCCACGGCCCTGGACGCGGTCAAGCACGGCCTTGCGGTGCGCGTCCTGCTTGACCTCACGGCCGGTGTCTCGCGCGCCACGACGGAGGCGGCGATGGAGGAGCTGAAGAATGCGGGCGCCACCTTGCGGGGAGCGCCTGCCGTGGGCTGA
- a CDS encoding alpha/beta fold hydrolase, whose product MPYITAADRTEIFYKDWGSGQPVVFSHGWPLNADAWDSQLRLVAENGYRAIAHDRRGHGRSTQAWSGNDMDTYADDLFSLLETLDLRGAILVGHSTGGGEVARFLGRHGSTRVSKAVLLGAVPPLMLKTDANPGGVPIEVFDDIRAGVLADRSQFYKDLSAPFYGANRPGSTVSQGTREAFWLMSMQCGLKGAYDCVKQFSETDFTEDLRRIDVPTLIAHGDDDQIVPIANAAIKSAELVKDATLQVYEGAPHGLTGSFNDAFNADLLAFIQS is encoded by the coding sequence ATGCCGTACATCACCGCGGCCGACCGCACCGAGATCTTCTACAAGGACTGGGGCTCCGGCCAGCCGGTCGTCTTCAGCCACGGCTGGCCGCTCAACGCCGACGCCTGGGACAGCCAGTTGCGTCTGGTGGCCGAGAACGGCTACCGCGCCATCGCCCATGACCGCCGCGGCCACGGACGCTCCACACAGGCGTGGAGCGGCAACGACATGGACACCTACGCCGACGACCTGTTCAGCCTCCTGGAGACGCTGGACCTGCGCGGCGCGATCCTGGTCGGCCACTCGACGGGCGGCGGCGAGGTGGCGCGCTTCCTCGGCCGCCACGGCAGCACCCGCGTCTCCAAGGCCGTGCTCCTGGGCGCCGTGCCGCCACTGATGCTCAAGACGGACGCCAATCCGGGAGGCGTGCCCATCGAGGTCTTCGACGACATCCGCGCGGGCGTGCTGGCCGACCGCTCGCAGTTCTACAAGGACCTCAGCGCCCCCTTCTACGGCGCCAACCGGCCCGGCTCGACCGTCTCGCAGGGCACGCGGGAGGCGTTCTGGCTGATGAGCATGCAGTGCGGGCTGAAGGGCGCCTACGACTGCGTCAAGCAGTTCTCGGAGACGGACTTCACCGAGGACCTGCGGCGCATCGACGTGCCGACGCTGATCGCGCACGGCGACGACGACCAGATCGTGCCCATCGCGAACGCCGCCATCAAATCGGCCGAGCTGGTCAAGGACGCCACGCTGCAGGTGTACGAAGGGGCTCCGCACGGCCTGACGGGCTCGTTCAACGACGCCTTCAACGCCGACCTGCTGGCCTTCATCCAAAGCTGA
- a CDS encoding class I SAM-dependent methyltransferase, with product MTEPDFLRATRASYDAMAVDYADFFRDSLAGMPLDRAMFAAFAELVRDSGPVADVGSGPGWVTAHLHELGLDVFGVDLSPEMVALAGRTYPSLRFEEGSMLALDLPDGKLGGLVAYYSIIHVPLERVPEVFAEFHRVLAPGGHMLVAFQVGDEPVHRTDGFGHPISLDFHRRQPDQIAELLCAAGFDVDARLLREPRPGTAYELTPQAMLLARKPLGL from the coding sequence GTGACCGAACCGGACTTCCTGCGCGCCACCCGGGCGTCCTATGACGCCATGGCCGTCGACTACGCCGACTTCTTCCGTGACTCGCTGGCGGGCATGCCGCTGGACCGGGCGATGTTCGCCGCGTTCGCCGAGCTCGTACGGGACTCCGGGCCCGTGGCGGACGTCGGCTCCGGTCCGGGGTGGGTCACGGCGCACCTGCACGAGCTGGGGCTGGACGTCTTCGGTGTGGACCTGTCGCCGGAGATGGTGGCACTGGCCGGGCGCACATATCCCAGCCTGCGGTTCGAGGAGGGCTCGATGCTCGCCCTGGATCTGCCCGACGGGAAGCTGGGCGGTCTGGTGGCCTACTACTCGATCATTCACGTTCCGCTGGAGCGCGTGCCCGAGGTGTTCGCCGAGTTCCACCGGGTGCTGGCTCCAGGGGGTCACATGCTGGTGGCGTTCCAGGTCGGGGACGAGCCGGTGCACCGTACGGACGGGTTCGGCCACCCGATCTCGCTGGACTTCCACCGCCGGCAGCCGGACCAGATCGCCGAGCTGCTCTGCGCGGCGGGCTTCGACGTGGATGCCCGTCTGCTCCGCGAGCCCCGGCCGGGCACCGCCTACGAGTTGACGCCGCAGGCCATGCTCCTGGCCCGCAAGCCTCTCGGTCTCTAG
- a CDS encoding STAS domain-containing protein — protein sequence MSSEANRKPTLSVTSGLSRNAIIMRLEGELDVNAVPVLREHLQRIWELPPQPFLILDLGGVAFCDSMGMSELVSVMQRCEARGTRLLLGGVHGVMARVLSITGLRHAFEVFAKFDDALRLAVAAP from the coding sequence ATGTCATCTGAGGCCAACCGGAAGCCGACGCTCAGTGTGACTTCAGGCCTCTCAAGAAACGCCATCATCATGAGGCTCGAGGGCGAGCTCGACGTCAACGCGGTGCCCGTGCTGCGCGAGCACCTGCAACGCATCTGGGAGCTGCCCCCGCAGCCCTTCCTGATCCTGGACCTCGGCGGGGTGGCGTTCTGCGACTCCATGGGGATGAGCGAGCTCGTCAGCGTCATGCAGCGCTGTGAGGCCCGGGGGACCAGGCTGCTGCTCGGCGGGGTTCATGGGGTCATGGCCAGGGTGCTGTCGATCACCGGGCTGCGGCACGCGTTCGAGGTCTTCGCGAAGTTCGACGACGCCCTGCGGCTGGCCGTGGCCGCGCCCTGA